One part of the Cystobacter ferrugineus genome encodes these proteins:
- a CDS encoding AraC family transcriptional regulator, which produces MATYFLRPLRRALDAHGCEPSSVLAPFGLADXPAARIPFETAAAIWASAAALAEPGIGLHAARXLVPGDYGALEFAARSSPTLRAAIERNARYHRLLNDRSEVLVQGRXVRYVRPGMEASMPAPYVEFVLASWARMARDLAERSSLIERVFLPHGPPPDDTLHREVFGCEEVRFGRGEAELHFAEGALDAPLPRADGALASVLDRHAEALLEEIARGARWTSRALTHIERRLADGTPRLEDVAQDLGISPRMLRRRLEEENTTFARVVDDIRRRLALKMTADATLSLGEIAFFLGFSEPSAFHRAFRRWTGRTPRSEEPSPP; this is translated from the coding sequence GTGGCGACGTACTTCCTACGTCCCCTCCGCCGGGCCCTTGATGCGCACGGGTGCGAGCCGTCGTCGGTCCTCGCCCCGTTCGGGCTCGCCGATSAKCCAGCGGCGCGCATCCCCTTTGAAACCGCGGCGGCCATCTGGGCTTCGGCGGCGGCGCTCGCCGAGCCGGGCATTGGCCTGCACGCGGCGCGCATRCTGGTCCCTGGCGACTATGGCGCTCTGGAGTTCGCGGCGCGCTCGAGCCCCACGCTGCGCGCCGCGATCGAGCGAAATGCGCGCTACCACCGCCTCCTGAACGACCGGAGCGAGGTGCTCGTCCAGGGACGCYGCGTGCGCTATGTGCGCCCGGGCATGGAGGCGTCGATGCCCGCTCCCTACGTGGAGTTCGTCCTCGCCTCCTGGGCGAGAATGGCCCGCGATCTGGCGGAACGCTCCTCGCTGATCGAGCGCGTCTTTCTGCCCCACGGCCCTCCTCCGGACGACACGCTCCATCGCGAAGTCTTCGGGTGCGAGGAGGTCCGGTTCGGGAGGGGCGAAGCGGAGCTGCACTTCGCCGAGGGTGCGCTCGACGCGCCACTCCCTCGCGCCGACGGGGCGCTCGCCTCGGTGCTCGACCGRCACGCCGAAGCCCTCCTCGAGGAGATCGCTCGCGGCGCGCGCTGGACGTCCCGTGCGCTCACCCACATCGAGCGCCGCCTCGCCGATGGGACGCCCCGGCTCGAGGATGTCGCGCAGGACCTCGGGATCTCGCCGCGCATGCTGCGCCGGCGTCTSGAGGAAGAGAACACGACGTTTGCCCGGGTTGTCGACGATATCCGCCGACGGCTCGCGCTGAAGATGACCGCGGACGCCACCCTCTCGCTCGGAGAGATTGCGTTCTTCCTCGGGTTCTCCGAGCCGAGCGCCTTTCACCGCGCATTCCGCAGATGGACGGGCCGCACGCCCCGAAGCGAGGAGCCCTCGCCGCCATAG
- a CDS encoding IS701 family transposase, translating to MTAPXJNTLLSLLLLVSPAFTRPSFCRFLTLFAGWVGTRGLHAVTEALVSAGVSGVRHHAGFHRFFSQARWSIDQVGRLLLLHLAALAPGPLRLALDDTLCTHKGPKVFGLGVHIDPVRSTRRTRLLTFGHVWVVLSVLFPVPFSERVWALPVLFRLYRTQADCQKRGGTHXKKTQLARQLLEQVSRWLPHKPVEVVADSAYSCREVLRHLPPGVVFVGAMRADSTLHRPRTRSCRSPVTGRLLTKDILLPKPEXIARDDNHPWLTMTLXLYGAPTQVQYKELVARWYRSAGKPLLKIVIVKVPRGELSLRVFFCTDSSRTAHQVIEAYGSRWGIEVLFRDLKQLLGFASSRARSPLAVLRTAPWVGVCYTLLVLWYMELGWDTSRMGLPLRPWYRTKCTVSFADILRLAQRTLASVDWVDPRLLLARLPQLPSRPQPRAA from the coding sequence ATGACCGCCCCTYCTMTMAACACGCTRCTGTCGCTGCTTCTGCTCGTGAGTCCCGCTTTCACTCGGCCCTCGTTCTGCCGCTTCCTCACCTTGTTTGCTGGCTGGGTGGGGACGCGTGGGCTGCACGCTGTCACCGAAGCCTTGGTGTCCGCGGGAGTCTCGGGCGTGCGCCACCACGCGGGCTTCCACCGCTTCTTCTCGCAAGCACGCTGGAGCATCGACCAGGTGGGCCGGTTGCTCTTGCTGCACCTGGCGGCACTCGCTCCAGGGCCGCTGCGACTGGCGCTCGACGACACCCTGTGCACCCACAAGGGTCCCAAGGTGTTCGGCCTGGGTGTGCACATCGACCCGGTGCGCTCGACTCGACGCACGCGCCTGCTCACCTTCGGCCATGTCTGGGTGGTGCTGTCCGTGCTGTTCCCCGTGCCTTTTTCTGAAAGAGTCTGGGCCCTGCCTGTTCTCTTCCGCCTCTACCGGACCCAGGCCGACTGCCAGAAGCGAGGGGGYACACACKTGAAGAAGACGCAGTTGGCACGCCAGCTCYTGGAGCAGGTGTCCCGCTGGTTACCCCACAAGCCCGTGGAGGTGGTGGCGGACTCCGCCTACTCCTGTCGGGAGGTGCTGCGCCACCTGCCACCGGGCGTTGTCTTCGTGGGAGCCATGCGAGCGGACTCCACGCTGCACCGTCCGCGCACRCGCTCGTGCCGCTCGCCTGTCACKGGCCGCCTGCTCACCAAGGATATTCTCCTGCCCAAGCCCGAGRAGATTGCCCGGGACGACAATCACCCCTGGCTGACCATGACGCTCWCCTTGTATGGCGCGCCCACGCAGGTGCAGTACAAGGAGTTGGTGGCCCGGTGGTATCGTTCCGCCGGCAAACCCCTGCTCAAAATCGTCATCGTCAAAGTACCGCGCGGTGAACTGTCCCTGCGCGTCTTCTTCTGCACCGACTCGAGCCGCACGGCCCATCAAGTGATTGAAGCCTATGGCAGCCGCTGGGGGATAGAAGTGCTGTTCCGCGACCTCAAGCAACTRCTGGGCTTCGCCTCTTCGCGAGCGCGCTCTCCCCTGGCSGTACTGCGGACGGCTCCCTGGGTGGGTGTTTGCTACACCCTCCTGGTGCTCTGGTATATGGAGCTGGGTTGGGACACTTCGCGGATGGGGTTGCCCCTGCGTCCCTGGTACCGCACCAAATGCACCGTCAGCTTCGCTGACATTCTGCGCCTGGCCCAGCGCACGCTCGCCTCCGTGGATTGGGTGGACCCGCGTCTTCTTCTCGCCCGATTGCCCCAGCTCCCTTCTCGGCCTCAGCCGAGAGCCGCATGA
- a CDS encoding ISAzo13 family transposase — protein MRHDSKLEAALRAKYLALEGVLNERARRLWAATESRTIGYGGDAVVASATGLARATIRAGREELKKGEVVIGRQRRPGGGRKALALVQGGWVEALERLVAPTTRGDPMSPLRWTCKSTRILAVELRNQGFIVSHTSVGKKLHELGYSLHALRKSHEGTDHVDRNAQFEHISAMVEDFQARNQPVISVDTKKKELVGNFRNAGREWEPKGQPEEVNVHDFPDDAVGKAIPYGVFDMTRNEAWVSVGRDHDTPAFAVASIRQWWRTMGLPAYPNATELLITADAGGSNGYRTRAWKKELQELADDTGLNIHVCHFPPGTSKWNKIEHRLFCHITQNWRGKPLTSFETVVNLIGRTQTKKGLRVRARLDKKKYPTGIEITKAEMKRLALRKDEFHGDWNYCLEPRRAK, from the coding sequence ATGAGGCACGACTCGAAACTGGAAGCGGCCCTCCGTGCCAAGTATCTCGCTCTTGAAGGCGTCCTGAATGAGAGGGCACGTCGATTGTGGGCAGCGACGGAGTCACGCACGATAGGCTACGGTGGCGACGCGGTGGTTGCGAGCGCGACTGGTTTGGCGCGGGCGACGATCCGAGCAGGCCGCGAGGAGTTGAAGAAAGGCGAAGTAGTCATTGGACGTCAGCGTCGGCCTGGCGGTGGCCGCAAGGCGTTGGCCTTGGTGCAGGGAGGATGGGTCGAGGCACTCGAGCGTCTGGTTGCGCCGACCACGAGAGGGGATCCGATGTCGCCGCTGCGATGGACATGCAAAAGCACGCGGATTCTGGCCGTGGAGTTGCGCAACCAGGGGTTCATCGTCAGTCACACGAGTGTCGGAAAGAAGCTGCACGAGCTGGGCTATAGCCTCCACGCATTGCGCAAGAGCCATGAGGGCACGGACCATGTGGATCGCAACGCGCAATTCGAGCACATCAGCGCGATGGTGGAGGACTTCCAGGCGCGAAACCAACCCGTCATCTCCGTCGATACGAAGAAGAAGGAACTCGTCGGGAACTTCAGGAACGCAGGCCGTGAGTGGGAACCGAAGGGGCAACCGGAAGAGGTCAACGTCCACGACTTTCCCGACGATGCGGTGGGCAAGGCGATCCCCTACGGAGTCTTCGACATGACCCGCAACGAGGCGTGGGTGAGTGTCGGGCGCGATCATGACACACCGGCTTTTGCCGTCGCATCGATTCGCCAATGGTGGAGAACGATGGGTTTGCCAGCCTATCCGAATGCGACGGAACTTCTCATCACGGCAGATGCTGGCGGTAGCAACGGGTATCGCACACGCGCCTGGAAGAAAGAACTACAAGAGCTGGCCGATGACACGGGACTGAATATTCATGTGTGCCACTTCCCGCCAGGAACGAGCAAGTGGAACAAGATCGAACATCGGCTCTTCTGTCACATCACCCAGAACTGGAGGGGCAAGCCACTGACCAGTTTTGAGACAGTCGTCAACCTCATCGGCAGAACGCAAACTAAAAAGGGTCTGCGCGTCAGGGCGCGCTTGGACAAGAAGAAGTATCCGACGGGCATCGAGATCACGAAGGCGGAAATGAAGCGATTGGCGCTGCGCAAGGATGAGTTCCATGGCGACTGGAATTATTGCTTGGAGCCGCGTCGCGCCAAGTGA
- a CDS encoding MBL fold metallo-hydrolase gives MNPPLSPLAAPPGLGLTARLGPHVRLALAGLALALGGAAWVLVPYRPIAMAGATPAPPPYGRPVAVPGLRLHVFNTGANRMSSLLVGDVRPWRSAPAFVIEHPRHGLIVFDTGLSPAVARDGERALPLPVRWLFESRGRPERTLPAQMREAGLEPARVRQVVLSHLHDDHVGGLAAFENAPIIAGPASASQASAYGLEGRWHEVHFAGGTAPPFDAAADLLGDGSVVLLGGGGHSREDLLVLLALPGGPVLLAGDAVVHFDWLESDDVQRIAVDAERAAAVRNQVRAFRAATPDLVLIPGHDLDGLPTNRTDLVLHHPEWFAVEAWPISLEG, from the coding sequence ATGAACCCTCCCCTCTCGCCTCTCGCCGCGCCGCCGGGCCTGGGCCTTACGGCGCGCCTCGGTCCTCACGTGCGGCTCGCGCTCGCCGGATTGGCGCTCGCGCTCGGAGGAGCGGCGTGGGTCCTKGTCCCGTACCGTCCGATCGCCATGGCCGGTGCGACACCGGCTCCGCCACCGTATGGACGGCCCGTGGCGGTGCCTGGCCTGCGTCTCCACGTCTTCAACACCGGGGCGAACCGGATGTCCTCGCTGCTCGTGGGCGATGTGCGGCCCTGGCGCTCCGCCCCCGCGTTCGTCATCGAGCATCCGCGGCACGGGCTCATCGTCTTCGATACAGGGCTCTCGCCAGCGGTGGCACGCGACGGTGAGCGCGCGTTGCCCCTGCCGGTGCGCTGGCTCTTCGAGAGCCGCGGGCGGCCCGAGCGCACGCTGCCCGCCCAGATGCGCGAGGCCGGTCTCGAGCCGGCGCGTGTCCGCCAGGTGGTGCTCTCGCATCTGCATGACGATCACGTGGGAGGACTCGCCGCCTTCGAGAACGCGCCCATCATCGCTGGCCCGGCAAGCGCRTCCCAGGCCAGCGCGTACGGCCTCGAGGGGCGGTGGCATGAGGTCCACTTCGCGGGTGGCACCGCGCCTCCATTCGACGCCGCGGCCGACCTGCTCGGAGACGGGAGCGTGGTGCTGCTCGGGGGCGGCGGACACTCGAGAGAGGATCTCCTGGTGCTGCTCGCGCTTCCGGGAGGCCCGGTGCTCCTCGCGGGCGACGCCGTGGTCCATTTTGACTGGCTCGAATCCGACGACGTGCAGCGGATCGCCGTCGATGCCGAGCGCGCGGCGGCGGTCCGCAATCAGGTCCGTGCGTTCCGGGCAGCGACTCCGGACCTTGTCCTCATCCCTGGGCATGACCTCGACGGGCTGCCCACGAATCGCACGGACCTCGTGCTGCACCACCCGGAGTGGTTCGCGGTGGAGGCCTGGCCGATCTCCCTCGAGGGGTGA
- a CDS encoding recombinase family protein has protein sequence MPKAYSYLRFSTPEQMKGDSYRRQNALTQEWLAKNKDVELGELTFHDLGVSAFRGKNAETGKLGEFKAAVECGMVERGSFLLVESLDRLSRQAARKAQRLLEDLCELGITVVTLSDGRTYHQELLEKDPFSLIMSLLIFIRANEESARKSGLLQAAWTGKREQATSKPMTAKCPGWLRLNRDTGKWDVIPERAAIVQRVYRETLEGRGQRAITAGLNRDGIPLFGKAGRWHRSYTYRLLNNPAVMGTFTPHTSDWKDGKRLRKPIQPLPGYFPAIVDPETFQRVQAMGQGRSSPARGSNAGRDVQNIFGGLLACPRCGARMNMINKGVNSRRYVVCRRARAGMGCTYESVPYETLKQALLHDAEALLCDPRAGGAEGDSVQAQLDLAANTLEAVEDYLAHLWETHRTNRLQSILGEIKETEAEREVLRKRIRELAARRDVVLGPFVERRAQEALEALRAEPMDRKRVNALFRSLFTRVTVNHDRGTLEFVWKGGGCSSVLYAFPKDSAVAA, from the coding sequence ATGCCCAAGGCTTATAGCTATTTGCGCTTCAGCACCCCCGAGCAGATGAAGGGGGACAGTTACAGGCGGCAGAACGCACTGACCCAGGAGTGGCTGGCGAAGAACAAGGACGTGGAGCTGGGGGAGCTGACCTTCCATGACCTGGGGGTGTCCGCGTTCCGGGGGAAGAACGCCGAGACCGGGAAGTTGGGGGAGTTCAAGGCCGCTGTGGAATGCGGCATGGTCGAGCGCGGCTCGTTCCTCCTGGTGGAATCCCTGGACCGGCTCAGCCGACAGGCGGCCCGGAAGGCCCAGCGGCTCCTGGAAGACCTCTGCGAACTGGGCATTACCGTGGTCACGCTGAGCGATGGCCGGACCTACCACCAGGAGCTTCTGGAGAAGGACCCCTTCTCGCTCATCATGAGCCTCTTGATCTTCATCCGGGCCAACGAAGAGAGCGCCCGGAAGTCGGGCCTTCTTCAGGCCGCGTGGACCGGAAAGCGCGAGCAGGCCACTTCCAAGCCCATGACGGCGAAATGCCCGGGATGGCTTCGGCTGAATCGGGACACGGGGAAGTGGGACGTCATCCCGGAACGGGCCGCCATCGTGCAGCGGGTCTATCGGGAGACCCTGGAAGGCCGGGGGCAACGGGCCATCACAGCGGGATTGAACCGCGATGGAATCCCCTTGTTCGGCAAGGCGGGCCGCTGGCACCGTTCCTACACGTACCGGCTCTTGAACAACCCCGCCGTGATGGGAACGTTCACCCCGCATACCTCGGACTGGAAGGACGGGAAGCGGCTCCGCAAGCCCATTCAACCCCTGCCTGGATACTTCCCCGCCATCGTGGACCCCGAGACCTTCCAGCGGGTCCAGGCCATGGGCCAAGGTAGGTCAAGCCCTGCTCGGGGCTCCAATGCGGGAAGGGACGTGCAGAACATCTTCGGGGGATTGCTGGCGTGCCCTCGCTGTGGCGCTCGGATGAACATGATCAACAAGGGGGTGAACAGCAGGCGCTACGTGGTTTGCCGCCGTGCCAGGGCGGGCATGGGATGCACCTATGAGTCCGTGCCCTACGAGACCCTCAAACAGGCGCTCTTGCATGATGCGGAAGCCCTCCTTTGCGACCCACGCGCGGGAGGCGCTGAGGGGGATTCCGTGCAGGCCCAACTGGACTTGGCGGCAAACACGCTGGAAGCCGTGGAGGACTACCTCGCGCACCTCTGGGAGACCCATAGAACCAACCGGCTCCAGAGCATCCTGGGGGAGATCAAAGAGACAGAGGCGGAACGCGAGGTTTTGAGGAAACGAATCCGGGAACTGGCAGCCAGACGGGACGTGGTGTTGGGGCCTTTCGTGGAGCGTCGCGCTCAAGAGGCCCTGGAAGCGCTCCGTGCGGAGCCCATGGACCGGAAGCGGGTCAACGCCCTGTTCCGGAGCCTCTTCACCCGCGTGACGGTCAACCATGACCGGGGAACCCTGGAGTTCGTCTGGAAGGGAGGCGGATGCTCCAGTGTCCTCTACGCCTTTCCCAAGGACTCCGCCGTAGCCGCCTGA
- a CDS encoding helix-turn-helix domain-containing protein, with translation MASAVAGCIAFAIEELSAVRRVVLIRVVPIGLPARVQSDRSQKGFPTVSTPPGVDSSAPEFLTVDEAAALLRVNRKTLYESIRRGEVPGAVHLGRSVRLRRSVLLSWTPGNSSPALGKKP, from the coding sequence ATGGCTTCGGCGGTCGCAGGGTGCATTGCATTTGCGATTGAAGAACTTTCCGCAGTTCGCCGCGTGGTGCTCATCCGCGTTGTGCCCATTGGCCTGCCTGCACGCGTTCAATCTGATCGTTCCCAGAAAGGTTTTCCCACAGTGAGCACTCCCCCAGGGGTTGATTCCAGTGCCCCTGAATTCCTAACCGTTGACGAAGCCGCCGCTCTGCTGCGCGTGAACCGGAAAACGCTCTATGAGTCGATCCGGCGCGGCGAGGTGCCGGGGGCGGTCCACCTTGGTCGGTCTGTCCGACTTCGCCGGAGCGTTCTGCTATCCTGGACGCCGGGTAACAGCAGTCCCGCGCTTGGAAAGAAGCCATGA
- a CDS encoding helix-turn-helix transcriptional regulator, translated as MPTKAGKPPIKRGRSEVWTRGPTARAIKRELLLVGKRLRELRLERGLTQEQAAEAIGVHPKHVIKMEQGGANFTMATLVAAALAYKVPLRDLFPEDDNGQ; from the coding sequence GTGCCCACGAAAGCAGGGAAGCCCCCCATCAAGCGCGGTCGTTCGGAGGTATGGACCCGAGGCCCAACGGCTCGTGCCATCAAACGGGAGTTACTGCTTGTCGGGAAGCGGCTCCGCGAGCTGAGGCTAGAGCGTGGACTCACTCAGGAACAAGCCGCCGAAGCCATTGGCGTCCACCCCAAGCACGTGATCAAGATGGAGCAAGGGGGCGCGAACTTCACTATGGCGACGCTCGTAGCGGCAGCACTGGCCTACAAGGTCCCGCTTCGAGACCTGTTTCCCGAGGATGATAACGGCCAGTGA
- a CDS encoding phage major capsid protein, giving the protein MNREQMTKMVKALGPEVARELVDAASRSAPGRMGTNRATHEGSVYASVANFGAFTKSVIALGRRTGAAELLDVAKRFGNADVQKAVQLSKFDSAGVLVPIQQSGELVEFLRPEAALLKLGVRAQPFKGELHMGAQTGTSVFKWVGEGETVPRSAPKYGKLVLKAHKGMVLTDVSNDLLRTPGVGDAGVGEDLRATVADGLDDAGFNGDGTGAAPKGLFMQLDPAQVFASTGTTADAYLADIDKAVELPLVAHVRMASAAWVLHPTRATALMQLKDSGLFIFRNEMLDKGTIRGFPFVMTTRVPVTRVTFCADWRQFIYGIDENLILSEHDTRAEHDETTIRAIVKGDFKLRQPKAFSSITY; this is encoded by the coding sequence ATGAATCGCGAGCAGATGACAAAGATGGTCAAGGCGTTGGGTCCGGAGGTCGCGCGGGAGCTGGTTGATGCCGCCTCCCGAAGCGCCCCCGGCCGCATGGGTACAAACAGGGCGACGCACGAGGGCAGCGTCTACGCGAGCGTCGCGAACTTTGGCGCGTTCACGAAGAGCGTCATCGCCTTGGGTCGCCGCACGGGCGCGGCCGAGCTGCTCGACGTCGCGAAGCGCTTCGGCAATGCCGACGTGCAGAAGGCGGTTCAGCTCAGCAAGTTCGACTCGGCGGGCGTGCTCGTGCCCATCCAGCAGAGCGGCGAATTGGTGGAGTTCCTGCGGCCCGAGGCGGCCCTGCTCAAGCTCGGCGTGCGAGCCCAGCCGTTCAAGGGCGAGTTGCACATGGGCGCGCAGACGGGGACTTCGGTCTTCAAGTGGGTGGGTGAGGGGGAGACCGTCCCGAGGAGCGCGCCGAAGTACGGGAAGCTCGTGCTCAAGGCTCACAAGGGGATGGTCCTCACCGACGTCAGCAACGACCTGCTGCGCACGCCGGGGGTCGGTGACGCGGGCGTCGGTGAGGACCTCCGCGCCACCGTGGCCGATGGCCTCGACGACGCTGGCTTCAACGGTGACGGCACGGGCGCCGCGCCGAAAGGGCTCTTCATGCAGCTCGACCCCGCGCAGGTCTTCGCGAGCACGGGCACGACCGCCGACGCCTACCTCGCCGACATCGACAAGGCGGTCGAGCTGCCGCTGGTCGCGCATGTTCGGATGGCTTCCGCCGCGTGGGTTCTCCACCCGACCCGGGCGACCGCGCTGATGCAGCTCAAGGACTCGGGCCTCTTCATCTTCCGCAATGAGATGCTCGACAAGGGCACCATCAGGGGATTCCCCTTCGTGATGACGACGCGCGTCCCGGTGACGCGGGTAACGTTCTGTGCCGACTGGCGGCAATTCATCTACGGGATTGACGAGAATCTGATCCTCTCCGAGCACGACACCCGCGCCGAGCACGACGAGACGACCATCCGTGCAATCGTGAAGGGCGACTTCAAGCTGCGCCAGCCGAAGGCGTTCAGCTCGATCACCTACTAA